A part of Methanohalobium evestigatum Z-7303 genomic DNA contains:
- a CDS encoding DUF63 family protein, with product MNSFIDNIWEFIQNYYIDPIIFDTGYNPVNTITWAIFLGIFLFGVIKLFKRLNISVDDRFILSIIPFILAGSSLRVVEDAGIFNAPVNYLLITPIIYFLVFAIVILTLVVSKWLYNKEFIKDYHILVASIGSLWFIFNVSILLYFENVVNLYVPYFVIGAATLLVFIVYKILKYSGLDILSTNLNFAIMWAHLLDASSTIVGIDLLGYHEKHVVPSYLIELTNTATVMYPLKILIFIPVLYILDSYFNEDRESRNLKTFVKIVILILGLAPACRNTIRMTLGI from the coding sequence ATGAACTCATTTATAGATAATATTTGGGAATTTATTCAAAACTATTACATAGACCCGATTATATTTGATACAGGTTACAACCCGGTAAATACCATCACATGGGCAATATTTTTGGGTATTTTTTTATTCGGTGTAATCAAATTATTTAAAAGGCTCAATATTTCGGTTGATGATAGGTTTATCCTGTCAATTATACCATTTATACTTGCCGGGTCATCACTGCGAGTAGTGGAAGATGCAGGTATATTTAATGCTCCTGTCAATTATCTACTGATTACACCTATTATCTATTTCTTAGTTTTTGCTATTGTTATTTTGACATTGGTTGTTTCAAAGTGGCTGTATAATAAAGAATTTATCAAAGACTATCACATATTAGTTGCCAGCATAGGTTCATTGTGGTTTATCTTTAACGTATCAATTCTGTTATATTTTGAAAATGTCGTTAATTTATATGTCCCGTATTTCGTGATTGGTGCCGCCACTTTACTGGTATTTATCGTGTACAAAATCCTGAAATATAGTGGATTGGATATACTATCCACCAACTTGAATTTTGCCATCATGTGGGCTCATCTGCTGGATGCATCGTCCACTATTGTTGGTATTGACCTTTTGGGATACCATGAAAAGCATGTAGTCCCATCATACCTGATAGAACTTACAAACACTGCAACAGTTATGTATCCGCTAAAAATATTAATCTTTATACCAGTATTATATATACTTGACAGTTATTTCAACGAAGACAGGGAATCAAGAAACTTAAAAACCTTTGTAAAAATAGTTATACTTATCCTTGGACTTGCACCTGCATGCCGTAATACTATCCGAATGACTCTTGGAATCTGA
- a CDS encoding NAD(P)-dependent glycerol-1-phosphate dehydrogenase — MLIQDKHGETKWMQLPRDVVVGTGVINDITDVCNDLKLGDNALIVTGDSTRKIAGDIVHDELEDKGRSVEMYTSSSATMDEVRRVEDEAMKYGSNYLLGVGSGNSIDIAKLAATELDIPFLSVPTAASHDGIVSSRASIIHDSKTTSIQSNAPMAVVADTEIIANAPYRLLAAGCGDIVSNYTAVLDWELASRLKNESFSEYAASLSRMTAKILIDSADSIKPELESSARLVVKALVSSGVAMSIAGSSRPASGSEHMFSHALDSIAPGSALHGEQCGVGTIMMMYLHGGDWQMIRDGLKKIRAPTTAEELGVEDKYIIEALLISHTIRQERYTILGTSGLTRDAAEAVAKTTKVIS, encoded by the coding sequence ATCTTGATTCAGGATAAACACGGAGAGACCAAATGGATGCAACTTCCCAGAGATGTGGTAGTTGGGACAGGAGTAATCAATGATATTACAGATGTCTGTAATGATTTGAAACTTGGAGATAACGCACTGATAGTGACAGGTGATAGTACCAGAAAAATAGCAGGAGACATTGTTCATGATGAACTTGAGGATAAGGGTCGAAGTGTTGAGATGTATACCTCCAGTTCCGCTACTATGGATGAAGTCAGACGGGTAGAAGATGAAGCAATGAAATACGGCTCTAATTACTTGCTCGGTGTGGGAAGTGGAAACTCTATCGATATAGCCAAACTGGCGGCTACTGAACTGGATATACCGTTTTTGAGCGTACCAACAGCAGCATCACATGATGGTATTGTTTCTTCAAGAGCTTCAATTATCCATGATTCAAAAACCACATCCATACAATCAAACGCTCCCATGGCGGTAGTGGCTGATACTGAAATAATAGCAAATGCACCCTACCGATTACTTGCAGCGGGTTGTGGTGACATAGTATCAAATTACACAGCAGTTCTTGATTGGGAACTGGCAAGCCGGTTAAAAAATGAATCATTCAGTGAATATGCTGCTTCTCTATCCCGTATGACGGCAAAAATTTTGATTGATTCTGCGGATTCAATAAAACCGGAACTTGAAAGTTCAGCCCGTTTGGTTGTAAAAGCGCTGGTTTCAAGTGGAGTTGCAATGAGTATTGCCGGGTCATCGAGACCTGCTTCAGGCTCTGAACATATGTTTAGCCATGCACTTGATTCAATAGCACCTGGGTCGGCTCTTCACGGTGAGCAATGCGGGGTGGGTACAATAATGATGATGTATCTGCATGGCGGAGACTGGCAGATGATTCGTGATGGACTCAAAAAAATAAGAGCGCCTACAACAGCAGAAGAACTGGGCGTTGAAGATAAATATATAATAGAGGCTCTCCTTATTTCGCATACAATTCGTCAGGAAAGATATACAATACTTGGAACAAGTGGTTTGACACGTGATGCGGCAGAAGCAGTAGCAAAGACCACTAAGGTAATTTCATGA
- a CDS encoding GTP-dependent dephospho-CoA kinase family protein: MGSQIILPEKFRPTLRKYFGELFLGTGNDTIKKMEQQLKNSTKLISVGDVTTFHLIESGIIPDVYLIDNRTNRKPTPDRVDKNHRFTQVTVDNPSGTITEDLVNNIENAVLSDKNVRIFVNGEEDLAALPAILLAPINSIVLYGQPGEGVVLVEITESKKEEIRDLMNNIIEFQNTNNSLNKLRRKLNGNKNK, encoded by the coding sequence TTGGGATCTCAGATTATATTACCTGAAAAATTTCGCCCAACATTGCGCAAATATTTTGGGGAGCTTTTTCTGGGTACAGGTAATGACACCATCAAAAAAATGGAGCAACAGCTCAAAAACTCCACAAAACTTATATCTGTAGGTGATGTTACTACATTCCACTTAATTGAATCTGGAATTATTCCAGATGTCTATTTAATCGACAACCGGACAAATCGCAAACCTACACCCGATCGTGTTGATAAAAATCATAGATTTACACAGGTAACTGTAGATAATCCATCAGGTACTATAACCGAAGATCTGGTTAACAATATAGAAAACGCTGTATTATCTGACAAAAATGTGAGAATATTTGTCAATGGTGAAGAAGATCTGGCAGCTCTGCCGGCAATTTTGTTGGCACCAATAAATTCAATTGTTCTTTATGGACAACCCGGCGAAGGTGTAGTACTGGTCGAAATCACCGAATCAAAAAAAGAAGAAATAAGAGATTTAATGAACAACATAATTGAATTCCAAAACACCAACAATAGTCTTAACAAATTAAGGAGGAAATTAAATGGAAATAAAAATAAATGA
- the cfbA gene encoding sirohydrochlorin nickelochelatase: protein MSENSKLGILAIGHGSKLPYNKQVVTDIANRIADKHEDVVVRAGFMEKNEPTVEEALQSFEGTGISKIAAVPVFLASGVHITQDIPEILGIDPDSKEGSIKLNGTEIPIVYGNPLGSDDLLAELVYNRAQEALD from the coding sequence ATGAGTGAAAACAGTAAGTTAGGCATTCTTGCCATAGGACACGGAAGCAAACTTCCATACAATAAACAGGTAGTAACAGATATAGCCAACCGCATAGCAGATAAACATGAGGATGTAGTTGTAAGAGCAGGTTTTATGGAAAAAAATGAGCCAACTGTTGAAGAGGCATTGCAGTCCTTTGAAGGAACAGGGATATCAAAAATTGCAGCAGTACCAGTGTTCCTTGCATCAGGAGTGCATATAACCCAGGATATACCTGAAATACTGGGAATTGATCCGGATTCAAAGGAAGGTAGTATAAAACTAAACGGTACTGAAATTCCAATTGTATATGGAAATCCTCTTGGCAGTGATGACCTACTGGCAGAACTTGTATATAACAGGGCTCAGGAAGCCCTGGATTAA
- a CDS encoding glycosyltransferase family 4 protein, which yields MDIHSGNILSRFKNRELINICQITICIIGGVIVKEGKYRIGMFSWESLHAVKVGGIAPHVTELSEALAEKGHEVHIVTRNDGNHDAHDIINGVHYHRIVYDPSGDVIHQMNKMCDAMYSTFLEVRDEYGEFDVLHGHDWHPVTVLCRLKHELGLPFVLTYHSTEWGRNGNRHNPDPIAQEITQREWLGGYESSEVIVTSQVLYDEVVYLYQIPDYKISIVPNGTHINKIRRNIDPGSVKKKYGIHPLAPIVLFIGRMNYQKGPDLLVESVPMILNHRQDVQFVFIGEGDMRSHCEYLAETLGVSDSCHFLGYASDEAAIDWYNACNVVCMPSRNEPFGIVVLEAWDAGKPVVASDAVKLVDNFKNGVVVYKYPESIAWGVNYVVDGLGDDSMGNFGRELVETKYNWTTIAVGTLEVYNRVIQV from the coding sequence ATGGATATACATTCTGGAAACATATTATCAAGATTTAAGAATAGGGAATTAATAAATATCTGTCAAATCACTATATGTATTATCGGAGGGGTAATTGTTAAAGAAGGTAAATATAGAATCGGAATGTTTTCATGGGAAAGTCTACATGCTGTTAAAGTAGGGGGAATCGCTCCGCATGTTACAGAGCTTTCAGAGGCTCTTGCTGAAAAGGGACATGAAGTACATATTGTTACCCGTAACGATGGCAACCATGATGCACACGATATAATAAATGGTGTACATTATCACAGGATTGTATATGACCCTTCTGGAGACGTGATACATCAAATGAACAAGATGTGTGATGCGATGTATTCAACGTTTCTGGAGGTTAGAGATGAATATGGAGAGTTCGATGTTTTACACGGTCATGATTGGCATCCTGTAACTGTGTTATGCAGGTTAAAACATGAGTTAGGTCTGCCTTTTGTCCTCACCTATCACAGTACAGAATGGGGAAGAAATGGTAATCGACACAATCCCGACCCGATTGCCCAGGAAATAACACAAAGAGAATGGCTGGGAGGATACGAATCAAGTGAGGTAATAGTAACATCGCAAGTACTCTACGATGAAGTTGTATACCTGTATCAGATACCGGATTACAAGATATCCATTGTTCCAAACGGTACACATATTAACAAAATAAGAAGGAATATAGACCCCGGGAGTGTCAAGAAAAAATACGGCATACATCCACTTGCTCCGATTGTGCTTTTTATCGGACGTATGAATTATCAAAAAGGTCCCGATTTGCTGGTGGAATCTGTTCCAATGATATTAAACCACCGACAGGATGTCCAGTTTGTTTTTATTGGAGAAGGGGATATGCGCAGTCATTGTGAATATCTTGCAGAAACACTGGGTGTTTCAGATTCATGTCATTTCCTCGGATATGCATCTGATGAAGCTGCCATTGACTGGTATAATGCCTGTAATGTTGTGTGTATGCCCAGCCGTAATGAACCGTTTGGAATTGTCGTTCTTGAAGCATGGGATGCGGGTAAACCTGTAGTTGCCAGTGATGCTGTAAAACTCGTGGACAATTTCAAAAACGGTGTGGTTGTTTACAAATATCCAGAATCCATTGCTTGGGGAGTAAATTATGTAGTTGACGGATTAGGTGATGATTCAATGGGTAATTTTGGAAGAGAACTGGTAGAAACCAAATACAACTGGACTACCATAGCAGTGGGTACACTGGAGGTATATAACAGGGTTATACAGGTTTAA
- a CDS encoding DNA-directed RNA polymerase, whose amino-acid sequence MYKKMKLVDTVRISPDRLGDDETLSVKDALKNKLEGRIDKKNGSIVAITDIESIGEGHIIMGDGAVYYDVTFKAIVFMPMMQEVIEGKVVEIVDFGAFISFGAMDGLLHVSQITDDFMSYDGKNARLISKNSNRALAEGDYLRARIVAVSINERDPRESKIGLTMRQVGLGQFQWLEEERQATAKAVE is encoded by the coding sequence ATGTATAAAAAAATGAAACTTGTAGACACGGTGCGCATATCACCCGACAGACTGGGAGATGATGAAACACTCAGTGTTAAAGATGCGCTAAAAAACAAGTTAGAGGGGAGAATTGATAAGAAAAATGGCTCTATTGTTGCTATTACTGATATAGAATCAATAGGTGAAGGCCACATTATAATGGGCGATGGTGCTGTGTATTATGATGTAACTTTCAAAGCGATTGTATTCATGCCTATGATGCAGGAGGTCATTGAAGGAAAAGTCGTAGAAATTGTGGATTTCGGTGCTTTTATTAGCTTTGGTGCAATGGATGGTCTCCTTCATGTCAGCCAGATTACCGATGACTTCATGTCCTATGACGGCAAAAATGCAAGACTTATAAGCAAAAATAGTAACCGTGCACTTGCAGAAGGTGATTATTTAAGAGCCCGTATCGTTGCAGTCAGTATAAATGAAAGAGACCCAAGAGAAAGTAAAATAGGTCTTACAATGCGCCAAGTTGGTCTTGGACAGTTCCAGTGGCTTGAAGAAGAACGTCAGGCTACAGCAAAAGCTGTTGAATGA
- a CDS encoding DNA-binding protein has protein sequence MKVIIDTNALMIPVQFNVDIFQELKRLGYNKFLVPKAVLNELDTLVKKSKGSDKAAAKVACSLGNKCEIINQTGIADEVIIKLANELDSAVLTNDIELKKRLIDKNIPVIYLRQKNRLEKTP, from the coding sequence TTGAAGGTGATTATCGATACAAACGCACTAATGATACCGGTTCAGTTCAATGTTGATATATTCCAAGAACTGAAACGTCTGGGATATAACAAATTCCTTGTTCCAAAAGCGGTATTAAATGAACTCGACACACTGGTGAAAAAATCAAAAGGTTCGGATAAAGCTGCTGCAAAAGTTGCATGTTCATTAGGGAACAAATGTGAAATTATTAACCAGACTGGTATAGCCGATGAAGTGATAATCAAACTTGCAAATGAACTGGATTCTGCTGTGCTTACAAATGATATCGAACTTAAAAAAAGATTAATAGATAAAAATATACCAGTCATCTATTTACGTCAGAAAAACCGGCTGGAAAAAACACCATAA
- a CDS encoding ferritin family protein, which yields MLSEIPIDLERIKQGDVNKETLRAAIIAELDAVNLYEEMANLTENEDLKTILLDIAKEEKVHVAMFQSVLIEADDEFLKIMADYSLGKY from the coding sequence GTGTTATCAGAGATACCCATAGATCTTGAAAGGATTAAACAGGGAGATGTAAATAAAGAAACCCTTAGAGCTGCTATAATTGCTGAACTGGATGCTGTAAATCTTTACGAAGAAATGGCTAACTTAACTGAAAATGAAGATCTTAAAACAATTCTTCTGGATATTGCAAAAGAAGAAAAGGTTCATGTAGCAATGTTTCAAAGTGTTTTGATAGAAGCGGATGACGAGTTTCTAAAAATAATGGCAGATTATTCACTGGGAAAATACTGA
- the spt4 gene encoding transcription elongation factor subunit Spt4 yields the protein MSEQVCRECHRITLNQVCPVCGSSNLSTDWSGLVIIIDPKKSKIAEKIGIEMPDKYALKVR from the coding sequence ATGAGCGAACAGGTTTGTCGGGAATGCCATAGAATTACTCTCAACCAAGTCTGTCCTGTATGCGGTTCAAGTAACCTTAGTACTGACTGGAGTGGACTTGTTATAATCATTGACCCAAAAAAATCCAAAATCGCAGAAAAAATCGGAATAGAAATGCCGGATAAATACGCTTTAAAGGTGCGATAA
- a CDS encoding DUF2150 family protein, which translates to MPNSSAQKEHVNNEFYTQKRWNNWINKVKESGFEFKESDEETEKESAIFVYMQDDVILACLKVIAQYERNILSKEDTLDIISQIREIVLEEIDSISEDIDLMIESLQTSLMAAIAACEVYIMDEYDKEAKIDELIKAAVDAEDSEDLQVAMQFIAETGARVIGGEQLPENIFDELPYGLVAEWLDGIDSIAAAMVGADSYKEDDGSGDFEPI; encoded by the coding sequence ATGCCAAACTCAAGTGCACAAAAAGAACACGTAAATAATGAATTTTATACACAAAAGCGCTGGAATAACTGGATAAACAAGGTTAAAGAAAGCGGTTTTGAATTCAAGGAATCTGATGAGGAGACCGAAAAAGAAAGTGCAATTTTTGTCTATATGCAGGATGATGTAATACTTGCATGTCTTAAAGTAATTGCACAATACGAAAGAAATATCCTCTCAAAAGAAGATACACTCGATATTATATCCCAAATTCGTGAAATTGTCCTTGAAGAAATAGATTCCATCTCAGAAGATATTGACCTTATGATAGAGTCATTACAAACGTCACTTATGGCAGCAATTGCTGCATGTGAAGTTTATATCATGGATGAATATGATAAAGAAGCAAAAATTGATGAACTGATAAAAGCGGCAGTTGATGCTGAGGACTCTGAAGACCTCCAAGTAGCAATGCAGTTTATAGCTGAAACCGGAGCACGGGTGATAGGAGGAGAGCAATTACCCGAGAATATATTCGATGAGCTTCCATATGGTCTGGTTGCAGAATGGCTGGATGGAATCGATTCAATTGCTGCTGCTATGGTAGGGGCAGATAGCTATAAAGAAGATGATGGTAGCGGAGATTTTGAACCGATTTAA
- a CDS encoding 30S ribosomal protein S24e encodes MEIKINEDTHNPLLNRRKIDFTIKFDGATPSRNEIKNKLAAMMDISSELIVVQDIDNQYGKKEARGYAKIYDDANTLKSVECDYIIERNKPPEETESEA; translated from the coding sequence ATGGAAATAAAAATAAATGAAGATACCCACAATCCACTGCTAAATAGAAGGAAAATCGATTTTACAATAAAATTTGATGGAGCAACCCCTTCAAGGAACGAAATCAAAAACAAACTTGCAGCCATGATGGATATATCATCAGAATTGATAGTTGTCCAGGATATAGACAATCAATATGGCAAAAAAGAAGCAAGAGGATATGCTAAAATATACGATGATGCTAACACTTTAAAATCTGTTGAATGCGACTACATTATTGAAAGAAATAAACCCCCAGAAGAAACAGAATCTGAAGCATAA
- a CDS encoding UPF0179 family protein, giving the protein MNNESTKVTLVGCRLAKEGQEFIYWGESPDCSGCKIKGTCNNLEAGRKYRVEKIRNGTVHGCYLHDQGVMVVEVSRTPVVATIESKKAVPGAKINFEPIKCSEINCEFYGYCYPKGLKSGDKCTIVNVMDDVDECLRGKSLKKVELSL; this is encoded by the coding sequence GTGAATAATGAAAGCACTAAAGTGACACTTGTAGGTTGCAGACTTGCAAAAGAAGGTCAGGAATTTATATACTGGGGTGAATCTCCAGATTGCAGTGGTTGTAAAATTAAGGGTACCTGTAACAATCTTGAAGCAGGGCGTAAGTATAGAGTAGAAAAAATCCGTAATGGTACAGTTCATGGATGTTACTTACATGACCAGGGTGTTATGGTTGTGGAAGTTTCCAGAACACCTGTTGTGGCTACAATCGAGTCAAAAAAGGCAGTTCCCGGAGCCAAAATAAACTTTGAACCGATTAAATGCAGTGAAATTAACTGCGAATTTTATGGTTACTGTTATCCAAAAGGATTAAAAAGCGGAGATAAATGTACAATTGTTAATGTGATGGATGATGTAGATGAGTGTCTGCGTGGGAAATCACTAAAAAAGGTAGAACTTAGTTTGTAA
- a CDS encoding translation initiation factor IF-2 subunit gamma gives MSQPCVNIGLVGHVDHGKTTLVRALSGIWTDRHSEEMKRGISIRLGYADATLRECSDCPVPNCYTVENTCPECDSETTELRKISFVDSPGHETLMATMLSGAAIMDGAVLVIAANEKCPQPQTKEHLMALNIIGIKNIIIVQNKIDLVTRDKMVEHYHQIKDFVAGTVAEDAPVIPISAQQNINIDVLIKAMEDIIPTPVYKLDKPARMFIARSFDINKPGYSIDKISGGVIGGTLKDGKLNSGDELEIRPGRKVESEGSVKWEPITTNVSMLLAGTERLEEVTPGGLIAVGTTLDPSLTKSDSLTGQVAGEPGNLPPTHHSLKLELHLFDKIVGVTEETNADIGNIKTSEPLMLNVGTATTVGIVTSARSDVAEVKLKRPVCAEAGSMVAISRRIGSRWRLIGAGAIKP, from the coding sequence TTGAGTCAACCTTGCGTTAATATCGGACTGGTAGGTCATGTTGATCATGGTAAAACTACGCTTGTCAGAGCGTTATCAGGTATTTGGACAGATAGACACAGCGAAGAAATGAAAAGAGGCATATCCATCAGACTGGGGTATGCTGATGCTACCCTTAGAGAATGTTCTGATTGTCCAGTTCCAAATTGCTATACAGTAGAAAATACATGCCCAGAATGTGACAGTGAAACAACCGAACTGAGAAAAATTTCTTTTGTCGATTCTCCAGGGCATGAAACTTTGATGGCTACTATGCTTTCAGGTGCAGCCATAATGGACGGGGCTGTACTCGTGATTGCTGCCAATGAAAAATGTCCGCAACCACAGACAAAAGAACATCTAATGGCTTTGAATATAATCGGTATTAAAAATATCATTATAGTCCAAAATAAGATAGACCTTGTCACAAGAGACAAGATGGTTGAACATTACCATCAGATAAAAGATTTTGTCGCAGGTACTGTCGCTGAAGATGCTCCAGTGATACCTATATCCGCCCAGCAGAATATAAACATCGATGTTCTTATAAAGGCTATGGAAGATATTATTCCTACTCCTGTTTATAAACTGGATAAACCTGCCAGAATGTTTATCGCAAGGTCTTTTGACATCAACAAACCGGGATACTCCATAGATAAAATATCAGGCGGTGTTATCGGAGGAACTCTTAAAGACGGTAAATTGAACTCAGGGGACGAACTGGAAATCCGACCAGGACGTAAGGTTGAAAGTGAAGGTTCTGTAAAATGGGAACCAATAACAACCAATGTATCAATGCTGCTTGCTGGAACTGAAAGGCTTGAAGAAGTAACCCCTGGAGGGTTAATTGCTGTAGGCACCACACTTGACCCATCTCTTACAAAGAGTGATTCTTTAACCGGTCAGGTTGCAGGTGAACCCGGTAATCTACCACCTACTCATCACTCATTAAAACTGGAGCTCCATCTTTTTGATAAAATTGTTGGTGTTACTGAAGAAACAAACGCGGATATCGGCAATATAAAAACCAGTGAACCTCTCATGCTGAATGTTGGTACTGCAACCACTGTTGGTATAGTTACAAGTGCAAGGTCGGATGTTGCAGAGGTAAAACTTAAAAGACCAGTGTGTGCAGAAGCGGGTTCGATGGTTGCTATCAGCAGACGAATAGGGTCACGATGGAGACTTATAGGTGCTGGAGCAATTAAACCTTGA
- a CDS encoding formate--phosphoribosylaminoimidazolecarboxamide ligase family protein: MIDRKQIMDIVNDYDADNIKVGTVGSHSALDVFDGAVEEGFNTFAACKSGREKTYNQYFKAKRDSEGNVIRGIVDEASVFSRFDDILNHQQKLVDDNVLFVPNRSFTTYCGIENVENNFKVPLVGSRNLLRSEERGMDYDYYWILDKAGLPYPERVNKPEDIDELVMVKLPHAVKTLERGFFTAASYEEYLDKANNLLDRGIITQDALDNAVIEKYIIGPVFNFDMFYSPIEDEMNKLELLGIDWRFETSLDGHVRLPAPQQMTLSEHQMNPEYTVCGHNSSTLRESLLDKIFELSEKYVEATQKYYDPGIIGPFCLQTCIDKDLNFHIYDVAPRIGGGTNVHMSVGHSYGNTLWRKPMSTGRRVAFEIKRAIETEQLDKIVT, from the coding sequence ATGATTGACAGAAAACAAATCATGGACATAGTCAACGACTATGATGCAGATAATATAAAAGTCGGCACAGTTGGTTCTCACTCCGCACTGGATGTCTTTGATGGTGCGGTCGAAGAGGGGTTTAACACTTTTGCCGCCTGCAAATCGGGACGAGAAAAAACCTATAACCAGTATTTTAAAGCTAAAAGAGACTCTGAAGGTAACGTTATAAGAGGCATAGTGGATGAAGCTTCTGTATTTAGTAGATTCGATGATATTCTGAATCACCAGCAAAAACTGGTAGACGATAATGTATTATTTGTTCCAAATCGGTCATTTACAACCTACTGTGGTATTGAAAATGTGGAAAACAACTTTAAAGTCCCACTTGTAGGAAGCAGAAATTTGTTAAGAAGTGAAGAAAGGGGCATGGACTATGATTATTACTGGATTCTGGATAAAGCAGGTCTCCCATATCCAGAAAGAGTGAACAAACCGGAAGATATCGATGAACTGGTAATGGTTAAACTTCCACATGCTGTTAAAACTTTAGAACGTGGGTTCTTTACTGCTGCATCATATGAAGAATACCTTGATAAAGCAAACAACCTTCTCGACCGAGGCATAATCACCCAAGATGCACTTGATAATGCCGTAATTGAAAAATATATAATCGGTCCTGTGTTCAATTTTGATATGTTTTATTCACCGATAGAAGATGAAATGAATAAACTTGAACTGCTGGGTATCGACTGGAGGTTTGAAACAAGTCTTGACGGTCATGTACGCTTACCTGCTCCTCAGCAAATGACCCTTTCCGAACATCAGATGAATCCAGAATATACTGTTTGCGGACATAATTCCTCCACTCTGAGAGAATCATTGTTGGATAAAATCTTTGAACTGTCAGAAAAATATGTAGAAGCTACACAGAAATATTATGATCCCGGTATAATTGGTCCTTTCTGCCTGCAGACATGTATCGATAAAGACCTGAATTTCCATATCTATGATGTAGCTCCAAGAATCGGGGGAGGTACAAATGTCCATATGTCGGTTGGACATTCCTATGGAAACACACTATGGCGCAAACCGATGAGTACCGGCAGACGTGTGGCTTTTGAAATCAAAAGAGCTATTGAAACAGAACAGCTCGATAAAATAGTTACATAA
- a CDS encoding stage II sporulation protein M, with protein MNALSKRIRIDYAKSYLNSISFYLLIIVALFISSIIIGAVYSSMNPEIAQQSMEEFRNMIDFIKSLPPYAIMLFIFVNNTVKTLIALLLGIGFGIIPFAFIAYNGYIIGIFGFITAMEKGLFYLVTALLPHGIIELPMVFISAAIGLKLGHEMFNSVTGRKANIKEELSRGIRFYFYWIVPLLFVAAAVETFITPTLIQLIL; from the coding sequence ATGAACGCCTTAAGTAAAAGGATCAGAATCGATTATGCAAAAAGCTACCTTAATTCAATAAGTTTCTACTTATTAATAATTGTAGCATTGTTTATCTCTTCCATTATAATTGGTGCTGTTTATTCATCGATGAACCCAGAAATTGCACAGCAATCCATGGAAGAGTTCAGAAATATGATTGATTTTATTAAAAGCCTACCACCATATGCAATCATGCTTTTTATATTTGTCAACAACACCGTAAAAACACTGATTGCATTGCTACTTGGTATTGGTTTTGGTATAATACCCTTTGCGTTTATAGCATATAACGGATACATTATAGGCATATTCGGATTTATTACAGCAATGGAAAAGGGTCTGTTTTATCTGGTGACCGCTCTATTACCACACGGAATTATAGAACTACCGATGGTGTTTATATCCGCTGCTATTGGACTGAAACTAGGGCATGAAATGTTTAATTCGGTTACCGGTCGAAAAGCCAATATAAAGGAAGAATTGTCAAGAGGTATCAGATTTTATTTTTACTGGATTGTTCCTTTATTATTTGTCGCTGCAGCAGTAGAGACATTTATTACCCCTACACTAATACAGTTAATACTATAA
- a CDS encoding 30S ribosomal protein S27ae, with translation MANVYEYYKVDGDNIERTHQFCPRCGVGVFLAEHKDRLSCGKCGYTEFKK, from the coding sequence ATGGCAAATGTATATGAATATTATAAAGTAGATGGCGACAACATCGAAAGAACACACCAGTTCTGTCCAAGATGCGGTGTGGGCGTATTTCTTGCCGAACACAAGGACAGATTGAGTTGCGGAAAATGTGGATACACCGAATTCAAAAAATAA